A stretch of Candidatus Binatia bacterium DNA encodes these proteins:
- a CDS encoding TatD family hydrolase, translating into MIVGLVDTHCHLTDAAFDEDRGEVIARARAAGLTHMVAVGGGGPIEASEQALELARAHPFLRSTAGIHPHDAKSLDAATEERIAALLDAPECVAVGETGLDYYYDHSPRHTQRDALARHIALARRTDKPIVLHCRDAETDLRDVLSSEAPGGIRGVVHCFTGSYDDARWYIEFGLLVSFSGILTFPKSVAMRETAARLPLDRLMVETDSPYLAPAPHRGKRNEPALVVRVAETLAEVQAVAIERVHEVTGRNAADLFDLS; encoded by the coding sequence GTGATCGTCGGGCTCGTCGACACGCACTGCCACCTGACCGATGCCGCGTTCGACGAGGACCGCGGCGAAGTGATCGCAAGGGCAAGAGCCGCCGGCCTGACGCACATGGTCGCGGTCGGAGGAGGCGGGCCGATCGAAGCGAGCGAGCAGGCACTCGAGCTCGCGCGCGCCCATCCGTTCCTGCGCTCGACGGCCGGAATCCATCCTCACGATGCGAAAAGTCTCGACGCGGCAACCGAAGAGAGGATCGCCGCGCTGCTCGACGCGCCCGAGTGCGTCGCGGTCGGCGAGACCGGCCTCGACTACTATTACGATCACAGCCCGCGCCACACCCAGCGCGACGCGCTCGCACGCCACATCGCGCTGGCCAGGCGCACGGACAAGCCGATCGTGCTGCACTGCCGTGACGCCGAGACCGATCTTCGCGACGTGTTGTCGAGCGAAGCGCCCGGGGGCATCCGCGGCGTCGTGCACTGCTTCACCGGCAGCTACGACGATGCGCGCTGGTACATCGAGTTCGGCCTGCTCGTGTCGTTCTCGGGGATCCTGACGTTCCCGAAGTCGGTGGCGATGCGCGAGACTGCCGCGCGCCTGCCGCTGGATCGCCTCATGGTGGAGACCGACTCGCCGTACCTCGCGCCTGCGCCGCACCGCGGCAAGCGCAACGAGCCGGCACTGGTTGTGCGTGTCGCCGAGACCCTGGCCGAAGTGCAGGCGGTGGCCATCGAGCGCGTCCACGAGGTCACCGGCCGCAACGCCGCGGATCTGTTCGATCTTTCCTGA
- a CDS encoding Fur family transcriptional regulator has product MAPINEKAEKFRDFIREHGLKSTRQRDEIAHWFFHHKGHLSADQIYRQVKESVPGIGFSTVYRTMKLLVEAGLVSERHFGDGEALYENVAGHHDHCICTRCGRITEFEDERIEALQRSVAEQQGFLLTSHKMELYGLCSACRAEIKTVAESGAGRR; this is encoded by the coding sequence GTGGCCCCGATCAACGAAAAGGCCGAGAAGTTCCGCGACTTCATTCGCGAGCACGGGCTGAAGTCGACGCGCCAGCGCGACGAGATCGCGCACTGGTTCTTCCATCACAAGGGCCACCTCAGCGCCGACCAGATCTATCGCCAAGTCAAGGAATCGGTTCCCGGGATCGGTTTCTCGACCGTTTACCGCACGATGAAGCTGCTCGTCGAGGCGGGGCTGGTTTCCGAGCGCCACTTCGGTGACGGCGAAGCGCTTTACGAGAATGTCGCGGGCCACCACGACCATTGCATCTGCACTCGGTGCGGACGGATCACGGAATTCGAGGATGAGCGCATCGAGGCGCTGCAGCGCAGCGTCGCCGAGCAGCAGGGATTTCTGCTGACCAGCCACAAGATGGAGCTCTACGGTCTCTGCTCCGCTTGCCGCGCCGAGATCAAGACTGTGGCTGAGAGTGGGGCCGGACGCCGATAA
- a CDS encoding myxococcus cysteine-rich repeat containing protein, translating into MCGAAGTAGAAARTCEVDLALADKVTLGSIQMTIDYSIATGSWLPKAGGGIACYDAAPNTLAPFVDDPVTRSVAASFISLTGIPGPGPLAQCFFVDTSAGDTLVPSDFVVYISDATREDGRSVTPPRIVVSLPDCGPTATTTTTTTTITVTTTTLTVTTTTVKPTTTTTLAAPTTTLPGATTTTSMSTSTTSTAEPTTTSDEPTTTTEAPTTTTTIPFCGDGFVEGTEQCDDGNTIDGDGCSSDCTTLVICGDANDNDRVSSGDALTVLRAATGQPISCPLWRCDADGDQHVRASDSLRVLKRAVGQSVKMECPQQP; encoded by the coding sequence TTGTGCGGGGCCGCCGGCACGGCGGGAGCCGCTGCCCGCACCTGTGAAGTCGACCTCGCGCTGGCAGACAAGGTCACCCTCGGCTCCATCCAGATGACGATCGACTACTCGATCGCCACCGGCTCCTGGCTTCCCAAGGCCGGCGGCGGAATCGCCTGCTACGACGCCGCACCGAATACGCTGGCGCCCTTCGTCGACGACCCCGTCACGCGCAGCGTCGCCGCGAGTTTCATCAGCCTGACCGGAATCCCGGGCCCGGGTCCGCTTGCCCAGTGCTTCTTCGTCGACACCAGCGCGGGAGACACGCTGGTTCCGTCCGACTTCGTCGTCTACATCAGCGACGCGACGCGCGAAGACGGCCGCTCGGTGACTCCTCCCCGCATCGTCGTCAGCCTGCCCGACTGCGGCCCGACCGCGACGACGACGACCACCACCACGACGATCACCGTGACGACGACCACCTTGACGGTCACGACTACGACGGTGAAGCCGACGACGACGACCACGCTGGCGGCGCCGACGACCACGCTTCCGGGCGCGACCACGACCACGTCGATGTCGACCAGCACGACCAGCACAGCCGAGCCGACCACGACGAGCGACGAGCCGACGACCACGACCGAAGCACCGACGACGACCACGACGATCCCGTTCTGCGGCGACGGCTTCGTCGAAGGCACCGAGCAGTGCGACGACGGCAACACGATCGACGGCGACGGCTGCAGCAGCGACTGCACCACGCTCGTGATCTGCGGCGACGCCAACGACAACGACAGGGTCTCCTCGGGCGACGCGCTGACAGTCCTGCGCGCCGCCACAGGCCAGCCAATCTCCTGCCCACTCTGGCGCTGCGACGCCGACGGCGACCAGCACGTCCGCGCAAGCGACTCCCTGCGAGTCCTCAAACGCGCCGTAGGCCAAAGCGTAAAAATGGAATGCCCGCAGCAGCCCTAA
- a CDS encoding carbon-nitrogen hydrolase family protein → MQTFVAAAVQIQSGPDKAANVAQAGARITEAARQGAQLVALPEVFAWRGPHARERLEAEPVPGPTTDAMAALARRLQIHLVAGSLLETRPGGSDQLPFNTTTLFGPDGSLLALYRKIHLFDVDLPGRVTVRESALRTPGSEVVSVKTALGRIGLAVCYDLRFPELFRRLADAGTEIIVIPSAFTRPTGQAHWEPLLRARAIENQAFVIAPNQYGAGALGFHDYGNSLVIDPWGAVLGRGPDDEAAVIRATLDGELLERVRRELPSLMHRRLA, encoded by the coding sequence ATGCAGACCTTCGTCGCCGCCGCCGTGCAGATCCAATCGGGCCCGGACAAGGCGGCAAATGTCGCGCAAGCGGGGGCGAGGATCACCGAAGCCGCCCGTCAGGGGGCGCAACTGGTTGCCCTGCCGGAGGTATTTGCCTGGCGCGGACCTCACGCCCGCGAACGTCTGGAGGCCGAACCGGTGCCCGGTCCGACCACCGACGCGATGGCCGCGCTGGCCCGTCGCCTCCAAATCCACCTCGTAGCCGGGTCCCTCCTGGAGACCCGACCGGGGGGGTCCGACCAGTTGCCCTTCAATACGACGACGCTGTTCGGCCCCGACGGCAGCCTGCTGGCGCTGTACCGCAAGATCCATCTGTTCGATGTGGACCTTCCCGGCCGGGTGACGGTGCGCGAATCGGCGCTGAGGACTCCCGGCTCCGAGGTCGTCAGTGTGAAAACTGCACTTGGCCGCATCGGCCTCGCGGTGTGCTACGACCTTCGCTTCCCGGAGTTGTTCCGGCGCCTGGCCGATGCCGGCACCGAAATCATCGTGATTCCGTCCGCCTTCACCAGGCCCACCGGCCAGGCCCACTGGGAGCCGCTGCTGCGAGCCCGGGCAATCGAAAACCAGGCGTTCGTGATTGCGCCGAACCAGTACGGTGCCGGTGCCCTCGGGTTCCACGATTACGGCAACTCCCTCGTGATCGATCCGTGGGGCGCCGTGCTCGGACGCGGTCCCGACGACGAGGCCGCCGTCATCCGCGCAACTCTCGACGGTGAGCTTCTCGAGCGCGTGCGCCGCGAGCTCCCGAGCCTGATGCACCGGCGGCTGGCATGA
- a CDS encoding oxaloacetate decarboxylase, with amino-acid sequence MRDPRLVDLLSDRNISLTAGVYDALSARLAERAGLAAAMLSGYSVAGSLLGEPDFGILTQTEMLETARRVVRAVDMPIFVDGDTGGGGVVNVQRLVSELVAIGAAGVFLEDQVWPKRCGHMRGKAIVSLEEHVEKIAAARDARGDSDFVIVGRTDARAVCGLDEAVRRGIAMREAGADLVFVEAPQSVDEMRRITTEIPPPLLVNMVEGGHTPLLPLRELEKIGFEVAVYPVTGILSAARALERAYSRLAADGETTALASDLMGFDEFGTLVGLDEKYALAEKYRR; translated from the coding sequence ATGCGTGATCCCCGTCTCGTCGATCTGCTGAGCGACCGTAACATCAGCCTGACCGCCGGTGTCTACGATGCACTGTCGGCGCGACTTGCCGAGCGCGCGGGCCTGGCTGCCGCGATGCTCAGCGGCTATTCGGTCGCCGGCTCCCTGCTGGGCGAGCCCGATTTCGGGATCCTTACCCAGACCGAGATGCTCGAGACCGCCCGTCGCGTCGTGCGCGCCGTGGACATGCCGATTTTCGTCGACGGTGACACCGGCGGCGGCGGAGTCGTCAACGTGCAACGGCTCGTCTCCGAGCTCGTCGCCATCGGTGCTGCCGGGGTTTTCCTCGAAGACCAGGTCTGGCCCAAGCGCTGCGGCCACATGCGCGGCAAGGCGATCGTTTCACTGGAAGAGCACGTCGAGAAAATCGCCGCCGCACGGGATGCGCGCGGGGACAGCGATTTCGTGATCGTCGGTCGCACCGACGCCAGGGCCGTTTGCGGCCTCGACGAAGCCGTTCGCCGCGGCATCGCCATGCGGGAGGCCGGGGCCGACCTCGTCTTCGTCGAGGCTCCGCAAAGCGTCGACGAAATGCGTCGCATCACGACGGAAATTCCGCCGCCGCTGCTCGTCAACATGGTCGAGGGCGGCCACACGCCGCTGTTGCCGCTGCGCGAGCTCGAGAAGATCGGGTTCGAGGTTGCCGTCTATCCCGTGACCGGGATTCTCTCGGCTGCAAGAGCGCTGGAGCGCGCCTATTCGCGCCTGGCCGCCGATGGCGAGACGACGGCGCTGGCGTCGGACCTGATGGGCTTCGACGAATTCGGCACGCTCGTCGGTCTCGACGAAAAATACGCGCTCGCGGAAAAGTACCGACGCTGA
- a CDS encoding prepilin-type N-terminal cleavage/methylation domain-containing protein translates to MTHDRPKLQRGFTLLECAAALALGALVVDATVQASGAAAGLMRSATQESQTLDVVRNLVEHELGAACAAAMSCPDGFRCSLTRSAVTVSADRIVVRASRADSSDAEEIHVLAPPRSCGG, encoded by the coding sequence GTGACGCACGACCGGCCGAAACTCCAACGCGGGTTCACGCTGCTCGAGTGCGCGGCAGCACTGGCGCTGGGCGCCCTGGTGGTGGATGCCACGGTCCAGGCCAGCGGCGCCGCGGCGGGCCTGATGCGAAGCGCGACTCAGGAGTCCCAGACTCTGGACGTCGTGCGAAATCTCGTCGAGCACGAGCTCGGAGCAGCGTGCGCAGCGGCGATGAGCTGCCCCGACGGTTTTCGCTGCTCGCTGACAAGATCCGCCGTGACGGTGTCCGCCGATCGCATCGTCGTGCGCGCATCGCGAGCGGATTCGAGCGACGCCGAAGAGATCCACGTGCTCGCTCCGCCCCGAAGTTGTGGAGGCTGA
- the glp gene encoding gephyrin-like molybdotransferase Glp, giving the protein MKPFLKLRSTEEALAELATTAPLAHERTAVRTALGRVLAEPVTAREDIPHFFRSNMDGFAVHAADTFEASEQRSVSLRIAGEVFMGEEARRPLGASEAIRVSTGAMMPPGADAVVIVEHTEEQGGSVLVRHSVVPGQNTIAIAEDLRQGEVVLEAGHRLRGSDIGAVTGVGRSEICVHAVPRVGIAATGDEIVEPEDELAPGRVRNVNQYLLGSMARSLGARVVDYGVVRDDEQALGRLFAGAVAECDVLLLSGGSSKGSKDLVMSSLLAVPGARVRFHGIAIAPGKPTMFAEAGNLSILGVPGNPSAAAVVFLLFASVLIRLREGESLPRILATRPRVRARLAESLSSTPGREDWIRVRLVSDGDDALARAVPLRGKSVTISTIARADGLLRIPRSSEGLAAGSEVDVLLLQ; this is encoded by the coding sequence ATGAAACCATTTCTCAAGCTGAGATCGACCGAGGAAGCGCTCGCGGAGCTCGCCACCACGGCGCCGCTTGCGCACGAGCGCACTGCGGTGCGCACGGCACTGGGCCGCGTGCTGGCCGAGCCGGTGACCGCGCGCGAGGACATCCCGCACTTTTTCCGCTCGAACATGGACGGATTCGCCGTGCACGCCGCCGATACGTTCGAAGCGAGCGAGCAGCGTTCGGTGTCGCTGCGTATCGCCGGCGAGGTCTTCATGGGCGAGGAGGCGCGGCGTCCGCTCGGCGCATCCGAAGCGATCCGCGTCTCGACCGGCGCGATGATGCCGCCGGGCGCCGATGCCGTCGTGATCGTCGAGCACACCGAAGAGCAAGGCGGCAGCGTGCTCGTGCGTCACTCCGTGGTGCCAGGGCAGAACACGATCGCGATCGCCGAGGATCTTCGCCAAGGCGAGGTCGTGCTCGAGGCCGGCCACCGCCTTCGCGGCAGCGACATCGGCGCGGTGACCGGGGTCGGACGCAGCGAGATCTGCGTTCACGCAGTTCCGCGCGTCGGCATCGCCGCCACCGGCGACGAGATCGTCGAGCCGGAAGACGAGCTTGCGCCGGGGCGTGTGCGCAACGTCAACCAGTACCTGCTCGGGTCGATGGCGCGCTCGCTCGGTGCTCGCGTCGTGGACTACGGGGTCGTGCGCGACGACGAACAAGCGCTCGGCCGGCTGTTCGCCGGCGCCGTCGCCGAATGCGACGTGCTGCTGCTGTCGGGCGGCAGCTCCAAGGGCAGCAAGGACCTGGTGATGTCGTCGCTGCTCGCCGTGCCGGGTGCCCGCGTGCGTTTCCACGGAATCGCGATCGCGCCCGGCAAGCCGACGATGTTCGCCGAGGCGGGCAATCTGTCGATCCTCGGTGTGCCGGGCAATCCTTCGGCGGCCGCCGTCGTGTTTTTGTTGTTCGCCAGTGTGCTGATCCGCCTTCGCGAGGGCGAGAGCCTGCCGCGTATTCTCGCGACGCGGCCTCGCGTACGTGCGCGGCTCGCAGAATCGCTGTCGTCGACGCCGGGTCGCGAAGACTGGATTCGCGTGCGACTCGTCAGCGACGGGGACGACGCCCTGGCACGCGCGGTTCCCCTGCGCGGCAAATCCGTGACGATCTCGACGATCGCAAGGGCCGACGGGTTGCTGCGAATTCCGCGTTCGAGCGAAGGACTCGCGGCCGGCAGCGAAGTCGACGTGTTGCTGCTGCAATGA
- the tmk gene encoding dTMP kinase — MGFFITLEGIEGCGKSTQARRLQSRLAGPGRHVVLTREPGGTATTAPIRALLADPASQLDPTAELMLFLADRAQHVATVIQPALAAGSIVVCDRYCDSTLAYQGYGRGHDLAWLEDLNRRASHGVVPDLTLWIDCAIETGLRRAKQRAGGPGDRFEIEPLAFHDKIRRGFAALATRFASRIVRIDGNRGEEEVASDCIAAVQSRLQAREAAQ, encoded by the coding sequence ATGGGATTCTTCATCACTCTCGAAGGCATCGAAGGCTGCGGAAAATCGACGCAAGCCCGGCGCCTGCAGTCGCGCCTGGCCGGGCCCGGCAGGCACGTCGTACTGACACGCGAGCCCGGCGGAACCGCGACGACTGCGCCGATCCGCGCGCTTCTTGCCGATCCGGCCAGCCAGCTCGATCCCACTGCGGAATTGATGCTGTTCCTCGCCGACCGCGCCCAGCACGTGGCCACGGTCATCCAGCCGGCGCTCGCCGCGGGCAGCATCGTCGTCTGCGACCGCTACTGCGATTCGACGCTTGCCTACCAGGGCTACGGGCGCGGCCACGATCTCGCGTGGCTCGAAGATCTCAACCGCCGTGCCTCCCACGGCGTCGTGCCCGACCTGACGCTGTGGATCGACTGTGCGATCGAGACGGGGCTCAGGCGCGCCAAGCAGCGCGCCGGCGGTCCCGGCGACCGGTTCGAGATCGAGCCGCTCGCGTTCCACGACAAGATCCGGCGCGGGTTCGCTGCGCTGGCGACGCGCTTCGCGTCGCGCATCGTCCGCATCGACGGCAATCGCGGCGAAGAGGAGGTCGCTTCGGACTGCATCGCGGCAGTCCAGTCGCGACTGCAGGCGAGGGAGGCGGCGCAGTGA
- the metG gene encoding methionine--tRNA ligase, whose protein sequence is MTSRVHLTTPLYYVNAEPHLGHTYTTVVVDTAARFHRSMGREVFFLTGTDEHGDKIAQAAAAGGTQPREYADRVSGLFRSTWDQCGISYDWFVRTTDDYHVRFVQQMLQKIHDAGDIYFGEYGGKYCYGCERFYADRELVGGKCPDHETEPAWISEKNYFFRMSRYQQQLLDHLAANPEMITPAGYRNEVMGLLREPLEDLCISRPKSRLTWGIELPFDSDYVTYVWFDALVNYVSALAHVRVGDWKAYWENAHHYVAKDILKPHSVFWPTMLMAAGLPVYKSLHVHGYWNMGESKMSKSLGNVIRPLEMRERFGMDGFRYFLLREMAFGSDAAFTEDAFVTRFNADLSNGIGNLASRVLAMQQRYFDGVVQPAAAPQAGEMEAALEAAFVQAEKRAVEAFEASQFHVALEEIWRAVAACDKYIVETAPFKLWKDEQARPRVGAILHALCDALRHLARLIAAPMPETSQRIAALLDTDPGRLADPAPRWLVSFAPGHRVRPPEPLFPRVEIPKP, encoded by the coding sequence GTGACCTCGCGCGTTCACCTGACCACGCCGCTGTACTACGTCAATGCCGAGCCTCACCTCGGTCACACCTATACGACCGTCGTCGTCGATACGGCCGCACGCTTCCACCGCTCGATGGGGCGCGAAGTGTTCTTCCTCACGGGCACCGACGAGCACGGCGACAAGATCGCGCAGGCCGCCGCCGCCGGCGGCACGCAGCCGCGCGAATATGCCGACCGCGTCTCCGGACTGTTCCGCTCCACGTGGGACCAGTGCGGGATCTCGTACGACTGGTTCGTTCGCACCACCGACGACTACCACGTGCGCTTCGTGCAGCAGATGCTGCAGAAGATCCACGACGCCGGCGACATCTATTTCGGCGAATACGGCGGGAAATACTGCTATGGCTGCGAGCGCTTCTACGCCGACCGCGAGCTCGTGGGCGGCAAGTGTCCCGACCACGAGACCGAGCCGGCATGGATCAGCGAGAAGAACTACTTCTTCCGCATGAGCCGCTACCAGCAGCAGCTTCTCGACCACCTCGCGGCCAACCCGGAGATGATCACGCCGGCCGGCTACCGCAACGAGGTGATGGGCCTGCTGCGCGAGCCGCTCGAAGACCTTTGCATCTCGCGCCCGAAGTCCCGTCTGACGTGGGGCATCGAGCTTCCCTTCGACAGCGACTACGTGACGTACGTGTGGTTCGACGCGCTCGTCAACTACGTCAGCGCGCTGGCCCACGTGCGCGTCGGCGACTGGAAGGCGTACTGGGAGAACGCCCACCACTACGTGGCCAAGGACATCCTCAAGCCGCACTCGGTATTCTGGCCGACGATGCTGATGGCCGCCGGACTGCCCGTCTACAAGTCGCTGCACGTGCACGGCTACTGGAACATGGGCGAGTCGAAGATGTCGAAGTCGCTCGGCAACGTGATCCGCCCTCTCGAGATGCGCGAGCGTTTCGGGATGGACGGCTTTCGCTACTTCCTGCTGCGCGAGATGGCGTTCGGCAGCGACGCCGCGTTCACCGAAGATGCGTTCGTGACGCGCTTCAATGCCGACTTGTCCAACGGCATCGGCAACCTGGCCAGTCGCGTGCTGGCGATGCAGCAACGCTATTTCGACGGCGTCGTGCAACCGGCCGCCGCACCGCAGGCAGGCGAAATGGAAGCTGCGCTCGAAGCGGCGTTCGTCCAGGCCGAAAAGCGCGCGGTGGAAGCGTTCGAGGCCAGCCAGTTCCACGTCGCGCTGGAAGAAATCTGGCGCGCAGTGGCGGCTTGCGACAAGTACATCGTCGAGACGGCGCCGTTCAAGCTGTGGAAGGACGAACAGGCGCGGCCTCGCGTCGGTGCGATCCTGCACGCGCTCTGCGATGCCCTGCGCCACCTCGCGCGCCTGATCGCAGCGCCGATGCCGGAGACGTCGCAGCGAATCGCAGCGCTGCTCGATACCGATCCCGGCCGCCTTGCCGATCCCGCGCCGCGCTGGCTCGTCTCGTTCGCGCCAGGCCACCGCGTACGTCCGCCGGAGCCGCTGTTTCCGCGTGTCGAGATTCCAAAGCCGTGA
- the glp gene encoding gephyrin-like molybdotransferase Glp translates to MNRPASFLQRRPLDAARRALLDGVRAVGAERVDVGDACDRVSAEEVRAARPSPHYRASAMDGIAVRSRDTWNAADGPVVLTARDASLPAPQDEEPACVPVDTGSALPEWTDAVIRIEDVTADGAGFRIKAVVPPGRDVRRIGEDIEQATVLLPEGARIRPWDIGALLATGTRTIDVRRRPRIAILATGSEVVEPGAPAGPGQVIDSNSRLIAALVGQWGGSPHRLGIVADDENRLRAALADAAARFDAVCVIAGSSAGRKDFTIAVLASLGEVFVHGVDIAPGRPVALARIGACGDDAAVTPVIAVPGYPVSAIVVCNELLRPLVAALLGSTAAVAPSLRARLARKIPSRLGMEEFRRVCLARQDDASYVVAPLAAGAGSIATVSGAHGWLRIDAAAEGLDDGIEVDVELLVSREDVDAAFVLAGEACDEGACLERLLRRRNPRARVHYLRAGPADAPGAVARGEAHGAFVDGGSAAAAPLRELAVAAVAHPMLVLAGSSGERMLVHLDDGPAGVGR, encoded by the coding sequence ATGAACCGCCCGGCCAGTTTCCTCCAGCGCCGGCCCCTGGACGCCGCGCGCCGCGCACTGCTGGACGGCGTTCGCGCCGTCGGCGCCGAGCGTGTCGACGTGGGCGATGCCTGCGACCGCGTCAGTGCCGAAGAGGTGCGCGCTGCTCGTCCGTCCCCGCACTATCGCGCATCGGCAATGGACGGCATTGCCGTTCGGTCGCGCGACACGTGGAACGCGGCCGACGGCCCCGTCGTGCTCACGGCCCGGGATGCATCGTTGCCGGCTCCGCAGGATGAGGAGCCGGCCTGCGTTCCGGTCGACACCGGATCGGCGCTTCCCGAGTGGACCGACGCGGTGATCCGCATCGAGGATGTCACTGCGGACGGCGCCGGATTTCGCATCAAGGCGGTCGTACCGCCCGGCCGTGACGTGCGCCGCATCGGAGAAGACATCGAGCAGGCAACGGTGCTGCTGCCTGAAGGCGCGCGCATTCGACCGTGGGACATCGGCGCGCTGCTGGCGACCGGGACGCGCACGATCGACGTTCGACGCCGTCCGCGCATCGCGATTCTCGCGACGGGAAGCGAAGTCGTCGAACCGGGCGCCCCGGCCGGTCCGGGCCAGGTTATCGATTCGAATTCACGGCTGATCGCCGCGCTCGTCGGCCAGTGGGGAGGCTCACCGCACCGGCTCGGCATCGTCGCCGACGACGAGAACCGCCTTCGCGCGGCGCTCGCGGATGCCGCCGCCCGATTCGACGCCGTCTGCGTGATTGCCGGCAGCTCGGCCGGCCGCAAGGATTTCACGATCGCCGTGCTCGCCTCCCTCGGCGAAGTCTTCGTGCACGGCGTCGACATCGCTCCGGGCAGGCCGGTCGCGCTCGCGCGCATCGGCGCGTGCGGCGACGACGCGGCGGTTACGCCGGTGATTGCCGTGCCGGGGTACCCGGTTTCGGCCATCGTGGTCTGCAACGAGCTGCTGAGACCGCTGGTTGCGGCGCTGCTCGGCAGCACGGCGGCTGTCGCTCCGTCGCTTCGTGCCAGGCTCGCGCGCAAGATTCCGTCGCGGCTCGGCATGGAAGAGTTCCGTCGCGTCTGCCTTGCGCGGCAGGACGACGCATCCTACGTGGTCGCGCCTCTTGCGGCCGGCGCGGGATCGATCGCCACCGTCAGCGGGGCCCACGGATGGCTTCGCATCGACGCTGCTGCCGAAGGCCTCGATGACGGGATCGAAGTCGACGTCGAGCTTCTCGTCTCTCGCGAAGACGTCGACGCGGCGTTCGTGCTCGCCGGCGAGGCCTGCGACGAAGGCGCATGCCTGGAGCGCCTGCTTCGCCGGAGGAACCCGCGTGCGCGCGTGCACTATCTGCGCGCGGGCCCGGCCGATGCGCCGGGTGCGGTAGCGCGCGGCGAAGCCCACGGGGCATTTGTCGACGGTGGCAGCGCGGCGGCCGCGCCGCTTCGCGAACTCGCCGTCGCCGCAGTCGCGCATCCGATGCTCGTGCTCGCCGGTTCGAGCGGCGAGCGCATGCTCGTACATCTTGACGATGGGCCGGCCGGAGTCGGCCGTTGA
- a CDS encoding polyhydroxyalkanoate synthesis regulator DNA-binding domain-containing protein, producing MGSERVIKRYTNRKLYDTDQSRYVTLDDIAKLIRENEEVRVIDNESQDDLTAVTFAQIILEEEKRKTNLVSVPFLRKLIHSGEAAVQDISDSAKRAIDQIGDLTGRASGRVREVVEESGRATREALDESRTFFDELLGLPQRRIEEMRDLARKQVDRIRLSPALQRELERLEKSIHSIEQMLTRLREEQQQPEGDEEREVEGGPAPTPDEHDDIPEEPRARGGGRRG from the coding sequence ATGGGCTCGGAACGGGTTATCAAGCGCTACACGAACCGGAAACTCTACGACACGGACCAGTCGCGTTACGTCACGCTGGACGATATCGCGAAGCTGATCCGGGAGAACGAAGAGGTCCGGGTCATCGACAACGAGTCCCAAGACGACCTTACCGCCGTCACCTTCGCCCAGATCATCCTCGAGGAGGAGAAGCGCAAGACGAACCTCGTCTCGGTGCCTTTCCTGCGAAAGCTGATTCATTCGGGCGAGGCGGCCGTCCAGGACATCAGCGATTCGGCCAAGCGTGCCATCGACCAGATCGGCGACCTGACCGGCCGCGCCAGCGGGCGCGTGCGCGAAGTCGTCGAGGAGAGCGGCCGCGCCACGCGCGAAGCCCTCGACGAAAGCCGCACCTTCTTCGACGAGTTGCTCGGTCTTCCCCAGCGCCGCATCGAAGAGATGCGCGATCTCGCGCGAAAGCAGGTCGATCGCATCCGTCTTTCCCCGGCTCTCCAGCGCGAGCTCGAGAGGCTCGAAAAGAGCATCCACAGCATCGAGCAGATGCTGACGCGGCTGCGCGAAGAGCAGCAGCAGCCCGAGGGCGATGAGGAGCGAGAGGTCGAGGGTGGCCCCGCCCCGACACCCGACGAGCACGACGACATCCCCGAGGAGCCGCGCGCTCGCGGCGGCGGCCGTCGCGGCTGA